In Flavobacterium sp. GSB-24, the genomic window TAAGAACTTCTCGCAGGATACGGATACGGATCCGGTTCTCCGATATAATCAAAACCAGTCCAAATAAAAGTTCCCGCCATGAAATCCTGTTTTTTAATCGTTTTCCAGTTCTCTTCGTGCGTTGCGCCCCAGTACGATTTCACCTGATCGTAAGCAGAAACCGTCCAGTCTGCATTCCCGTCAAATGGAGCGCCGTGTTTGGTTGGCCAAGCTTTAATTCCGTCTGGAAAATCATAATGACCGCGTGTTTCTAAAGCCGAAACGCTTTCTGAAGCTAATATTTTCTGTCCTTTAAAACGTGTTGGAAAATCTTTATAATCTTCATGCTTATAATTGAAGCCCAAAAGATCCAAAGCTCCAGATTGATAAATAAAATTCTTCTCAATAACATTTTCGGTCAAAGCCGAAGTCACAGGACGCGTTGTATCTAGCGATTTTACAATCTTAGCTAATTCTCTTGTAATTGCAATTCCTGTCGAATCAAACTGTTCTCTAATTTCATTCCCAATACTCCACATCATAACCGATGGGTGATTTCGGTCTCTTTTGATAAAATCTTCTAAATCCTGTTTGTGCCATGCATCCCAATCTTTGTGATAGTCGTTCGTTACTTTTTTCTTTTTCCAAACGTCAAAAGCTTCGTCCTGAACGATAAAACCCATTTCGTCACACAATTGCATCATTTCTAAAGAATGCGGATTATGAGACATTCTAATGGCGTTTGCGCCCATTTCTTTCATCAAAGTCAGTTTTCTTCTCACCGCATGAATATTTTCGACCGCTCCCAAAGCGCCATTATCATGATGCAGGCAGACTCCCAAAATCTTCGTTGGTTTTCCGTTTAAAGAAAATCCTTTCGCCGAATCAAAACTAAAGAAACGGAAACCAAGAGGCGTTTCGTAAGTGTCGACTAATTTCGATTTCTCATAAATTTTAGTAACCACTTTATACAAATACGGGTTTTCAGTATCCCACAATTTTGGCTGATTTAAAACCAAATCGTGAATCTTTTTCTCTGAAGTTTTAGCCGATATTTTTTCTGTTGAAGTAAAATTAGCCACTTCTTTATTGTCAGCATTTAAAACTGAAGTAACGAGTTTAAATTCTTTCGAAGTTTCATTGTCATTATCAATTGCAACTTCTAAATGAATCTTAGATTTTGCCGCAGAAACTTCAGGCGTGGTTACAAAAGTTCCCCACTTTCCAACGTGCAATTTTTCGCTAGCAACCAAACGCACATTTCTGTAAATTCCAGATCCTGTGTACCATCTTGAATTCGGTTGTGCATCGTTATCGACTTTTACTGCAATAACGTTCTCTTTCCCAAAATTTACATATTGAGATAAATCATAACCAAAAGAAATATAACCGTTTGGACGCATTCCCAATGATTTTCCATTTATGAAAACCTCACTGTTCTTAAAAACGCCATCAAATTCTATTGAAACTGTTTTGTTTTGCCAGTTCGCAGGAATAGAAAAAACTTTGCGATACCAGCCTTTTCCAGCAGGCAAAAATCCTTGCGCTTGTTTGG contains:
- a CDS encoding sugar-binding domain-containing protein — protein: MIKHKNIFQKITIALLFSVSIFAQKQARIVEDFNKNWNFKLGDYADAIQANFDVKDWRTLQLPHDWSIEGTFDKDAKTKQAQGFLPAGKGWYRKVFSIPANWQNKTVSIEFDGVFKNSEVFINGKSLGMRPNGYISFGYDLSQYVNFGKENVIAVKVDNDAQPNSRWYTGSGIYRNVRLVASEKLHVGKWGTFVTTPEVSAAKSKIHLEVAIDNDNETSKEFKLVTSVLNADNKEVANFTSTEKISAKTSEKKIHDLVLNQPKLWDTENPYLYKVVTKIYEKSKLVDTYETPLGFRFFSFDSAKGFSLNGKPTKILGVCLHHDNGALGAVENIHAVRRKLTLMKEMGANAIRMSHNPHSLEMMQLCDEMGFIVQDEAFDVWKKKKVTNDYHKDWDAWHKQDLEDFIKRDRNHPSVMMWSIGNEIREQFDSTGIAITRELAKIVKSLDTTRPVTSALTENVIEKNFIYQSGALDLLGFNYKHEDYKDFPTRFKGQKILASESVSALETRGHYDFPDGIKAWPTKHGAPFDGNADWTVSAYDQVKSYWGATHEENWKTIKKQDFMAGTFIWTGFDYIGEPDPYPYPARSSYFGIVDLAGLPKDVYYMYQSEWSNKTVLHILPHWNWKKDQEVEVWAYYNNADEVELFLNGKSLGTKSKQNDDLHISWKVKFEPGTLKAISRKNGKVVLEKEIYTAGEASKIDLKAEKTTIKNDTYDLVYVTVSMLDKEGNLLPNAMDLINFEVTGGGKLVGVDNGYQANLDSFKANSCKLFNGKCIAIIQSNGKKENIQLKATTGNGIPVSSILIKVN